In a single window of the Thunnus albacares chromosome 1, fThuAlb1.1, whole genome shotgun sequence genome:
- the snrpa1 gene encoding U2 small nuclear ribonucleoprotein A', with product MVKLSAELIEQAAQYTNPVRDRELDLRGYKIPVLENLGATLDQFDTIDFSDNEVRKLDGFPLLKRLKTLLMNNNRICRIGENLEQSLPSLTELVLTNNNIQELGDLDPLATVKTLTLLSLLRNPVTNKKHYRLYVINKIPQIRVLDFQKVKLKERQEAEKMFKGKRGAQLAKDIAKRTKTFTPGVAAQLEKKRTGPSQADVEAIKNAIANASSLAEVERLKGMLQAGQIPGRDLRQGPAGMEEEEEEEEEEEEEEEEEEEGDPAQMVAHMSGGAIEEMDEGDEEGDVEDMDEEPHVNGS from the exons ATGGTGAAATTATCTGCGGAGCTAATTGAGCAGGCTGCTCAATATACTAACcctgtgagagacagagagttgGATTTACGAG GTTATAAAATCCCAGTGCTTGAAAACCTTGGAGCTACTCTGGACCAGTTTGACACCATTGACTTCTCTGATAATGAAGTCAGAAAACTGGACGGTTTCCCTCTTCTCAAAAGACTCAAAACATTACTAATGAACAACAACAGGATTTG CCGCATAGGTGAAAATCTGGAGCAGTCTCTGCCTAGTCTGACAGAACTGGTTCTCACAAACAACAATATTCAGGAGCTG GGTGACTTAGACCCACTGGCTACAGTGAAGACATTGACCCTTCTCAG TCTGTTAAGGAATCCAGTGACAAACAAGAAGCATTACAGGCTCTATGTCATCAACAAAATCCCACAGATCCGTGTGCTTGACTTCCAGAAGGTCAAGCTCAAG GAACGCCAGGAGGCGGAGAAAATGTTCAAGGGCAAACGAGGTGCTCAACTTGCAAAGGATATTGCCAAGCGAACAAAAAC ATTCACTCCTGGAGTGGCAGCGCAGCTTGAGAAGAAGAGGACGGGGCCGTCTCAAGCAGATGTGGAAGCCATCAAG aATGCGATTGCTAACGCCTCATCATTGGCAGAGGTGGAGAGGCTGAAAGGGATGCTGCAGGCTGGTCAGATCCCTGGCCGAGATCTCAGACAAG GTCCAGctgggatggaggaggaggaggaggaggaggaggaagaagaagaggaggaggaagaggaggaagagggtgaCCCTGCACAGATGGTGGCACATATGAGTGGAGGTGCTATAGAGGAGATGGATGAGGGAGATGAAGAGGGTGATGTAGAAGATATGGATGAAGAGCCACATGTTAATGGCTCCTGA